The Apibacter raozihei DNA segment GGAAATAATATTTAAAGCATCAGCATCTAAAACCATTGGTTTTTTAAAATTATTCAACAAATTTCCAAAGGCCTCCTTGGTTTCTTTTTGTTTATCCATTCCAGGTCCAATTCCTAAAGTTACTTCGTCTGATGGCAGATTAATTTTTGAAATAAATTTATCTCCTCCTGAAATAAACATTGCTTCAGGTTCTGAAATCTGCATAATATCACAACCGCATGAGGGTGCCAAAGTAAATACCAGTCCGGTTCCTGTTCTAAGTGCTGCCTGGGTAGATAGATTAATAGACCCCATTTTCCCATAACTTCCTCCTATTAATACCGTTTTTCCATAATTCCCTTTATTACTTAAAGGATTTCTGTTTTTAAAATTATCAAAAACTTTGTCTTCAGATATAATGTAATTAGAAGTGTTTTCTTTTTCTATAAATTCATTGCTCAGACCTATATCTAGAACGTGCACCTTTCCTGCAAACTCCGATCCTTCAACATGTAGAAAAGTTCGTTTATAAAAACCAAAAGTCAAAGTATGATCTGCTTTAAAAATGGTTTGTTGTTCTTTTGGAAATTCATCGGCAAATAATCCACTAGGAATATCAATCGCTATTTTTTTTGCCTGTATTGAATTTAATTGCTTTACAATTATTTCAGACATGCCTTCTAATGGTTTATTTAACCCTATTCCAAAAAGAGCATCAATAATTATTGCTTTATCTTCCAGAATAGTAAAATCTTCTCCTTCGATAAAATCTACAGAATCAGGATATTTTTCAAAATTTACGGATGCATCTTCTGAAAAATCTGATGAAGAGTTAATTACAAAAGTCTGCACTTTATAATTTTCATTTAATAAC contains these protein-coding regions:
- a CDS encoding NAD(P)H-hydrate dehydratase; this encodes MKVFKTSQIKQCDEYTILHEPIYSIDLMERAVSVCFEWLKARYSEDYTYYIFCGKGNNGGDGLALARMLLNENYKVQTFVINSSSDFSEDASVNFEKYPDSVDFIEGEDFTILEDKAIIIDALFGIGLNKPLEGMSEIIVKQLNSIQAKKIAIDIPSGLFADEFPKEQQTIFKADHTLTFGFYKRTFLHVEGSEFAGKVHVLDIGLSNEFIEKENTSNYIISEDKVFDNFKNRNPLSNKGNYGKTVLIGGSYGKMGSINLSTQAALRTGTGLVFTLAPSCGCDIMQISEPEAMFISGGDKFISKINLPSDEVTLGIGPGMDKQKETKEAFGNLLNNFKKPMVLDADALNIISEDKKLMELLCENTIITPHPKEFERLFGKTSSSLEQCELARKKAKEFKIIIVLKGHNTSILTPDGNCYYNITGNAGMAKGGSGDVLTGIITGLLAQGYSPVQAAIIGVYIHGKAGDYAAEKFSQEAMTAQNITHCLADVFKYIHEYTNK